In a single window of the Scyliorhinus canicula chromosome 1, sScyCan1.1, whole genome shotgun sequence genome:
- the LOC119965209 gene encoding keratin-associated protein 5-1-like, whose protein sequence is MDYCMHCCLDYCMDYCMHCCLDYCMDYCMHCCLDYCMDYCMHCCLDYCMDYCMHCCLDYCMDYCMHCCLDYCMDYCMHCCLDYCMDYCMHCCLDYCMDYCMHCCLDYCMNYCMHYCLDYCIHCCLDYCMDYCMHCCLDYCMDYCMHCCLDYCIDYCMHCCLDYCMDYCMHCCLGYCMDYCLHCCLDYCMDYCMHCCLDYCVDYCMHCCLDYCLDYCMHCCLDYGMDYCMHCCLDYCMDYCMHCCLDYCMDYCMHCCLDYCMDYCMHFCLDYCMDYCMHCCLDYCMDYCMHCCLDYCMDYCMHCCLDYCIHRCLDYCIHRCLDYCMGYCMHCCLDYCMHCCLDYCMDYCMHCSLDYCMDYCMHFCLGYCMDY, encoded by the coding sequence aTGGACTACTGCATGCACTGCTGCCTGGACTATTGCATGGACTACTGCATGCACTGCTGCCTGGACTATTGCATGGACTACTGCATGCACTGCTGCCTGGACTATTGCATGGACTACTGCATGCACTGCTGCCTGGACTATTGCATGGACTACTGCATGCACTGCTGCCTGGATTATTGCATGGACTACTGCATGCACTGCTGCCTGGATTATTGCATGGACTACTGCATGCACTGCTGCCTGGATTATTGCATGGACTACTGCATGCACTGCTGCCTGGACTATTGCATGGACTACTGCATGCACTGCTGCCTGGACTACTGCATGAACTACTGCATGCACTACTGCCTGGACTACTGCATACACTGCTGCCTGGACTACTGCATGGACTACTGCATGCACTGCTGCCTGGACTACTGCATGGACTACTGCATGCACTGCTGCCTGGACTACTGCATTGACTACTGCATGCACTGCTGCCTGGACTATTGCATGGACTACTGCATGCACTGTTGCCTGGGCTATTGCATGGACTACTGCTTGCACTGCTGCCTGGACTACTGCATGGACTACTGCATGCACTGCTGCTTGGACTATTGCGTGGACTACTGCATGCACTGCTGCCTGGACTATTGCCTGGACTACTGCATGCACTGCTGCCTGGACTATGGCATGGACTACTGCATGCACTGCTGCCTGGACTATTGCATGGACTACTGCATGCACTGCTGCCTGGATTATTGCATGGACTACTGCATGCACTGCTGCCTGGATTATTGCATGGACTACTGCATGCACTTCTGCCTGGACTATTGCATGGACTACTGCATGCACTGCTGCCTGGACTATTGCATGGACTACTGCATGCACTGCTGCCTGGACTACTGCATGGACTACTGCATGCACTGCTGCCTGGACTACTGCATACACCGCTGCCTGGACTACTGCATACACCGCTGCCTGGACTACTGCATGGGCTACTGCATGCACTGCTGCCTGGACTACTGCATGCACTGCTGCCTGGACTACTGCATGGACTACTGCATGCACTGCAGCCTGGACTATTGCATGGACTACTGCATGCATTTCTGCCTGGGCTATTGCATGGACTACTGA
- the LOC119965265 gene encoding keratin-associated protein 9-6-like, with protein MHRCLDYCMDYCMHCCLDYCMDYCMHCCLGYCMDYCMHCCLDYCMDYCMHCCLDYCMDYCMHCCLDYCMDYCMHCCLGYCMDYCMHCCLCYCMDYCMHCCLGYCMDYCMHCCLDYCMDYCMHCCLAYCMDYCMHCCLDYCMDYCMHYCLGYCMDYCMHCCLDYCMDYCMHCCLDYCMDYCIHCCLGYCMDYCMHCCLDYCMDYCMHCCLGYCMDYCMHS; from the coding sequence ATGCACCGCTGCCTGGACTACTGCATGGACTACTGCATGCACTGCTGCCTGGACTATTGCATGGACTACTGCATGCACTGCTGCCTGGGCTATTGCATGGACTACTGCATGCACTGCTGCCTGGACTATTGCATGGACTACTGCATGCACTGCTGCCTGGACTACTGCATGGACTACTGCATGCACTGCTGCCTGGACTATTGCATGGACTACTGCATGCACTGCTGCCTGGGCTATTGCATGGACTACTGCatgcactgctgcctgtgctattGCATGGACTACTGCATGCACTGCTGCCTGGGCTATTGCATGGACTACTGCATGCACTGCTGCCTGGACTACTGCATGGACTACTGCATGCACTGCTGCCTGGCTTATTGCATGGACTACTGCATGCACTGCTGCCTGGACTATTGCATGGACTACTGCATGCACTACTGCCTGGGCTATTGCATGGACTACTGCATGCACTGCTGCCTGGACTACTGCATGGACTACTGCATGCACTGCTGCCTGGACTATTGCATGGACTACTGCATACACTGCTGCCTGGGCTATTGCATGGACTACTGCATGCACTGCTGCCTGGACTATTGCATGGACTACTGCATGCACTGCTGTCTGGGCTATTGCATGGACTACTGCATGCACAGctag